One genomic region from Phoenix dactylifera cultivar Barhee BC4 unplaced genomic scaffold, palm_55x_up_171113_PBpolish2nd_filt_p 000195F, whole genome shotgun sequence encodes:
- the LOC103698670 gene encoding alpha carbonic anhydrase 7-like — MGRRKLLIISTVVAVFLLRCIPRTTAEEVGDEREFSYESDSEHGPENWGKIHEDWAICNKGQMQSPLDLLDKRVQVHHHVGPLRRTYRAALAVVKNRGHDIMVKWEEDPGAIWINETMYTLKQLHWHAPSEHTLNGRRYAVEMHMVHESADQKVAVVGILYKIGRPDSFLEEVEEEIMKIGDLTGEEEVLGMVNPRHAKWGSRKYYRYLGSLTVPPCTEGVVWTIIKKVRTVSRKQVDRLREAVHDDFEMNARPIQEINERTVSLYRPPNFKC, encoded by the exons ATGGGCCGCCGCAAGCTTCTCATCATCTCAACGGTGGTTGCAGTTTTTCTTTTACGGTGCATCCCCCGGACCACGGCCGAAGAAGTTG GGGATGAGAGAGAGTTCAGCTACGAGAGTGATAGCGAGCACGGACCTGAGAACTGGGGCAAAATCCATGAGGACTGGGCCATATGTAATAAAGGTCAGATGCAGTCCCCCCTTGATCTCTTGGACAAAAGAGTGCAAGTGCATCACCACGTGGGGCCGCTCCGCCGAACCTACCGCGCCGCCCTTGCCGTCGTCAAGAATCGTGGCCACGATATTATG GTCAAATGGGAGGAAGATCCAGGGGCCATCTGGATCAATGAAACCATGTATACACTTAAACAGTTGCACTGGCATGCGCCTTCGGAGCACACCCTCAACGGCCGGAG GTATGCTGTGGAGATGCATATGGTGCATGAGAGTGCCGATCAGAAGGTCGCCGTGGTCGGTATTCTGTACAAAATTGGCCGCCCTGATTCATTCCTAGAGGAG GTGGAGGAAGAAATTATGAAGATAGGAGACTTGACGGGGGAAGAGGAGGTGTTGGGAATGGTAAATCCAAGGCATGCAAAATGGGGAAGCAGAAAGTACTATAGATATTTGGGCTCGCTCACTGTTCCACCTTGCACTGAAGGTGTTGTGTGGACCATTATAAAAAAG GTGCGGACTGTATCAAGGAAGCAGGTGGATAGACTTAGAGAGGCTGTCCATGAT